Sequence from the Dehalococcoidia bacterium genome:
TCCGTTCTCGGCACATCGGGCCGGAGCTCGGCGTCCCGGAGCTCTACTTCAAGCTCGAGAGCTGCAATCCCACCGGGTCCTTCAAGGACAGGGGAATGGTCGTCGCCATAGCGAAGGCTATGGAGGCCGGCAACCGCGCCGTCCTCTGCGCCTCCACCGGCAACACCAGCGCATCCGCGGCCGCCTACGCCGCCCATTGCGGCCTCGATGCCTATGTCTTCGTCCCGAAGGGGCGAATCGCGATCGGCAAGCTGGCGCAGACCGTTGCCTACGGCGCCACGGTCGTCTCCGTGGACGGCAGCTTCGACGACGCCCTCCGCCTGGCGCAGGAGTTCAGCCGCAAGCATCAGGTCGCGCTCGTCAACTCCGTGAATCCGGACCGCATCGCCGGCCAGAAGACGGCGGCGTTCGAAATCGTCGACGAGCTGGGCGAGGCGCCCCACCACATCTTCATCCCGGTGGGGAACGCCGGGAACATCGCCGCTTACTGGGCGGGCTTTCAGGAGTACGCAGAGCGCGGTAAGGCCGGGCGTCTGCCGCGCATGATGGGCTTCCAGGCGGCCGGGGCCGCGCCGATCGTGCTTGGGCATCCTGTAGAGGACCCGCAGACCGTGGCGTCCGCCATCCGCATCGGCAACCCGGCAAGCTGGAAGAAGGCCACGGCTGCCCGCGACGAGTCTGGCGGCGCCATCGACACCGTAACCGATGCCGAGATCTTGGAGGCCTACAGCCGCCTTGCCCGCGAAGAGGGCATCTTCTG
This genomic interval carries:
- the thrC gene encoding threonine synthase; translated protein: MGARAGVLRRYRDYLPVTPNTPLIDLGEGSTPLVRSRHIGPELGVPELYFKLESCNPTGSFKDRGMVVAIAKAMEAGNRAVLCASTGNTSASAAAYAAHCGLDAYVFVPKGRIAIGKLAQTVAYGATVVSVDGSFDDALRLAQEFSRKHQVALVNSVNPDRIAGQKTAAFEIVDELGEAPHHIFIPVGNAGNIAAYWAGFQEYAERGKAGRLPRMMGFQAAGAAPIVLGHPVEDPQTVASAIRIGNPASWKKATAARDESGGAIDTVTDAEILEAYSRLAREEGIFCEPASAASVAGLVKALKSGAAPAGSVCVCIITGSGLKDPDTAETLRARHFEVAADLGAIERALGF